The genomic stretch CGGCGTTCGAAGTCCAGGCAATGGTCCTCCACCTCGGCCTCGGCCAGATCGCCCCGGGGGATGTGGCGGTTTCCGGGCGGGATGTTGACGAAGTCGAAGAGGTGTTCCCGCATGTAGCGATGGTAGCTGTGCACGCTCCCTGGCCGCATCGGGAAGTACTCGTCGAGGTTGAACGTCACTACATTCGAGAAGTCCAGACCCTCTTCGCGGTGGAGGCGGATGAGCTCCCGGTAAACGCCGACGGGGGTGGAGCCGGTCGCCAGGCCGAGAACCGCATGCCGGCCTTCGCTACTGCGTTCGCGGATGAGAACCGCGATTCGCCCGGCAACCTCGGCGGCGAGGCTGTCGTGATCCGGCATGATGCGAACGGCGATCCGTTCGCGACGTGCCAAGCCGGCTCCGGGCATGGAATGCGCCTGCCTTGAGGGTGGTCGGCCCGGTTCCGACACCTGCGGAGATCCCTGCGGGGGCCAGAGGCCTGCTCCGCGAGCCTCGCCCGGGACAAGAAGCTAAGGTGAGCGACCGGACTTGAACCGGCGACCTCCAGGGCCACAACCTGGCGCTCTAACCACCTGAGCTACGCCCACCACATGAGAGGTCGGCGGGATCACGAGGGTCGCCGGCCTCACCGCTCTGATTCGAAGGGTGCCTCCCAAACGAGCGACGAAAGGTAATCCGGGGCCCGATGCGCGTAAACCACGGCGCGTACACGGGACCGGACCCTCGTCCACCCCGCTCGAGGCGGACGAGAACCCGGAAGCTGGACGCTCTCCGACCGCCTTTCGGCCGACGGAAAACAAGATGAGGCGCGCCCGCCAGGACTCGAACCTGGGACCTACGGATTAGAAGTCCGTTGCTCTATCCAGCTGAGCTACGGGCGCCTCTTTGGGAAAGGGGCGAGGCCCCTAGATCTTGACGACGTTCTCCGCCGCGGGGCCCTTCTGCCCCTGGACGATGTCGAATTCGACCCGTTCCCCTTCGGTCAACGAACGATACCCGTCGACCTGGATGGCCGAGTGGTGTACGAAGCAGTCCCGATCACTGCCTTCGGGCGTAATGAACCCGAAGCCCTTCGCATCATTGAACCACTTCACCGTACCGGTGGTACGCATCCCGCGCTCCTTGCCCGCGCTCACCCGCGGCCTGTTTGGTGGCCGCCGAGACCCGGAACATCCGGCCCCACGACGTCCAACTGCTCAAAATCGCCCCAATGTTACGGGCCGCTGCCGCCCGATGTCAACGTCCGTCGCGTCTTGGCGCGACGCAGGGGGAGTTGGTCATGGGAGCGACGGCTGGTGCCGGCGCCGGGAAAACCCCTGCGTCAGCTACGGGCCGGTCCAGGGACCGGCTTCACGGCATGCGGCAATGGCAGCAGCCTCGTGACGAAGAGATGAGAATTGATTATCATTATAGGTCAGGAACTCACTGTTTTCGCGCCCCAGTCGCCGATGTGACCACCATAAAGCACTTCCTCGCAACCGTCCCGTCCAACGCGCATCTGGCCTCCGGGTCACGACTCGCGGCGTGCGCCGCGGCCTGGTGTGGCGTGCACTGCGCGCTTACGCCGTTCCTGGTCGCGGCGGCACCCGCGCTCGCGCTCTCCGAGGGCGTCGAACGCGCGGTGTGGGCGGGTACGGTGTTGCTCGGCGCGGCCATGCTCGCGCTGGGCCCGGCCCGCAGGAACACTGCCGTGATCCTCGCGTTCGCCGGAGGGGCCGCGTTCTGGGCGGCATCCCTCGCCGGCTGGCTCGAACCGCTGCCCGAGACCGTGACATCGGCTGCCGGCAGCCTGGTCCTGGCAGGCGCGCTCGTGCAAAGTGCCAGGGTCTGCCAAACGGACTCGTGTGCGGTATGCGCCGACGAGGAGCACTCGGATCGCGGCGGCTGACGATGCAACGAGATACCCGTCAGCGCCGGGCGATCCGCCGCGTGTTCATGAGCGTCGGGCGCCCCCTTACGCCTGACGAAGTCCTCGAGCACGGCCAGCGGATCGTGCCGTCCCTCGGGCTGGCCACCGTCTACCGGAACGTGAAAGCCCTCGCGGATGACGGATGGTTGTCGCAAGTGGAGCTTCCCGGCGGCGGGCTTCGGTACGAGTTGGCCGAGCGTCCCCATCACCACCACTTCCTCTGCCGTTCCTGCGATCTGGCGTTCGACATCCACAGGTGTCCGGATGAAGTCGAGGAGCTGGCGCCCGAGGGCTTCGAGGTCGACGGCCACGAGTTGATTCTCTTTGGTCGCTGCGCGGAGTGCAGGTGAACCGGACTCTGAACCGTCGGCTCGGCGTGCTCCGCGAACTCGGAAACTGGAGGGCGTGCGGGTGCGGCGCGTCCGACGGCCCGATCCCGCCTCCGACCTCGCGGTAGCTCCAATCGGGGCGGCCGGATTCGAACCGGCGACCTCCTGCTCCCAAATCCCCCAAAACGCGATGTGAAATCGCGGCAAGAAATCTCCTAAGTTCAACTGGGAGTGCACGATCTGCCACTCTTGCCGCTGCCTCGCATTTTAGTCTGCCGTGCCGATTCGGACGGAAGATGGGGCCAAATGGCGAGCATATGGACGGACCGACCGAGCTTGATTCCTCCTTGACAAGCGGTTTTTCGTAGTAACATTAATCCAATGCGGATCGAGTTCGACGACGCGAAACGCGCGCACACTCTGGCGGCACGTGGTCTGGACATGGAGTGGGCCACGGCGGTGTTCACGGGCGCGACGCTGACCGTCGAGGACGACCGCCGGGACTACGGCGAGGCGCGCTTCATCACCATCGGGTTTCTCGACGAGGTGATGGTGGTCCTCGTCTGGACGCCCCGTGGCGATATTCGCAGGGTCATCAGCATGAGGAAAGCCAATGAACGAGAACGACAACTCTACGGCCCGAGGTTCTGATCCCGATACCGCGCCCGACCTCTCGAAGGACGGCTGGCCGGAGAAGTTCGCTAAGGTGCCGGTGCGCCGGGGACGTCCGCCCAAGGCACGTCCGAAGGTGTCCACCACCATCCGGTTGTCCCAGGATGTGATCGATCACTTCCGTGCCGGGGGACGAGGCTGGCAGACACGGATCGACCATGCCCTTCAGGACTGGATCAAGCAGCACGACATCGCATGAGGGTTGAACACTGGAACGCGAATACGGCGTACTACCGCGAATCGGATTGTTCCGGGCTGACCGATAGCATGACGCGCGCGTACGGACGGCTGATCGCGGGGGCGGCGGCGTTCGAGACCCCCGCGCCTTTGCGGCATCGGGACGATCCTTGGCGGCTGCACGTGCTCCAGCATGAGCACGGCCCGCGCGTCCTGAAAGCGCGCATCGTCGCCCCGGACGAACAGCCCGTAGCGGTGCTGGCGGTGGCAGAAGGCGGTGGGGACGGCCCGCGGCGCGCATGGCGCGAAACGGTGGCGGCCTCCCCTTGGATGAGCGAAGAATGCGACCCGAGCGATTTCCGCGACTACCTGCCGGACCGACCGTGGGTGATTATGGGTTTGCTACCGGCGCTGGCCGTCCACGGCGAGGCCGTCGGATGGCTGGGGGAGCTTGAGCAGTGCATCGCGTGGGCCTTCCTCAAGAGCCTCCCGCCGATGGCCAGCGCATGAGGCCGTCCGCCAAGGCTGTGGCGTTTCGGTGTTCGGCATTCCAAGAGCGGCCCCCCTCAACCGGCTCGGTGAGAACGCGTGCTGGAATGCGGATTTCGCATTTCGACCGCATTTCGTTGTCCGGTTTCGCCGAAATCGCGCGAGTAATGGGAATAGGCGCATTGGTAGTTGCATTTCAGCCGCCCGATGCGCACGGAAACGCGCATTCGCGTTCGACGTGGCGTTCTCGCCAAGGTCCAGAGCGACTTCTCAGGACGGCTCGCCCGCCCGTGCCAGCAGATCAGCGAAATCGTACAAGACGCCGGTTGCGCCGAAATCGGGTTCACGACCGAATGGGCGGCGCAGGTAGTGGATCTTGTGGCCCCCTGTCGCTCGGAACTCAACGATGGCGAGGATGTAGTCGTCGGGCTTGTTGAGCGAGAACAGGATCTCGTTGCGAGTCACGGTAATCGAGGGAGCCCCCTCAACCCGGCCCTTGACTTCGATAAACCTGAGTCGGCCGGTGTCAGGCACTCGGCTCTCGATGTCGTATCCCAGCTTGTCGAACTCCCTGTCGGTGGGCTCGAAGCCCAGACCGCGCTCGACATCCATGACGATGGCGCGTGCGCGCGCCGCGATGGCCTGCGTGTCGGTTACGTTCATCTTCTCCTCTCTGCGACCGGCGATCTTGTCCAAGAGTCGCTTGGGGACCACCAGCGTACCCCCAAGTACAGACGGTTGCCCAGTCGAGATGTGGCGCTCCAACGACAGTTCCCCGAGCCGCCTTTGCAACCTCTTCTGCAACTGATCGGCGCGTGTCGCGGCCTCGCCCGAGTCTAACCGGGAGTTTGGGCGGCCCGCCCTTTCGCGGAGCTTCAGATCTTCGGCGCGATGGTCCCAATACGAGATTTCCTTCGTGAGCCGATCCTTGACCGCCGCCTCGGTCTTGTCGATAGCAACCGTTCTGGTCTCGCGGATCTCGTTCACATGTTCCGGTACCACGCTCTCCGCCGCGTATGTCTGCGCCCGGGTCTCGATCTCCCGACCGATCCATGCGCACTCCGAACGGCTGAGGATTTCGTCAGGCTGTGGCTCGCTTGGCGCAAGCGGACGAAGGTCCAAGTAAGGGGCTTGCCGGAGATGGCCGCGCACCCCCTCCGGTCCGATATCGAGGTAGATCGTCCGCTTCGAGATGGCCCGCTTCCGTCCCGCCCGCGTGGGCAGACCATCGAACACGGAATGCTCAAGGTGAACCAAAACTCTTGGGTCGAGACCGTGGTCTACCTCGTCAACCAAGACGGCACCTCGCTTCAGAAGAGCGCGGTGCCGTTCCAAGGTCAGGTCGAGCACCGCGTCCAAGAGGGGATGCCCTGGACAGACGAATGCCGCCACCGGTTGTCCTCGCGGAGCCACCAGTTCCTTCTCGAACACGATGCGCTCGTAGCGGGCGGACACAGGCTCTCGCGTTCCAATTTCGCCAGCGCGACTCCGCACGGCCGCCGGCACCCAAGAGACCTGATACCGCCTCGGTTCCCGTTGCCTCGCCGATCCACCAAGCTGCTTGAACGCCTCCAGAAAGAAAGATTCGACGAAATGGGGCTGAAGCCGACGCGCCTCCGCGCGTTCCATCGCCTCGCGCACGGCATGCAGTCGGCTGACATCCATGGCGTCCTGGGCCAGCGCGTGCTGGTGCATTAGCCCAGCCAGCCGGTCACGGTCCAGTGCCTGGGCAACCACTGTGTCGAGATGGGCTCGCACTTCCGGCTTCTCCCCATAGCGGATCGCGCTGACCAAGAGGTCCCTCAGGGGCTGGCCCTCGAACTGGACTTGTCCGAGCACGTCGAAGACCTGCCCGCCCAACGCCTGCCGCTCGGTTTCAAGCTTGTCCAGCAACGTCCGGTAGACATTGCCTTCGCGGGTGTCCTCTGCGAGAAGATTCCACAGGTGGCAGACCTCGGTCTGGCCAATGCGGTGAATCCGCCCGAACCGCTGTTCCAGCCGGTTGGGGTTCCACGGCAGGTCGTAGTTCACCATCAGGTGGGCACGCTGAAGATTGATCCCCTCTCCCGCCGCATCTGTCGCCAGCAGAACCCTGACGTTCGGGTCATGCCGAAAGGCGTCCTGCGCCTTGAGCCTGTCCCCACGGTTGAGCCCGCCATGAATCGCGACGACCGCTTCGGGTCGCCCGATCAAGGTCGTGATCCGGTCATAAAGGTAGTCAAGCGTGTCCCTATGCTCGGTGAAGATCACGAGCTTCTGGCCGGGCGAAGGCTGCGGAGCCGACACCTGGTCCGCGCTGCCTGCATTGGGAGGCTTGCCAATCCTGAATGCCGACGCGAGTACCTGGTCCAAGAGACCGGCAAGCTCGCGCCACTTGGTGTCGTCACTACGGTCCAAAACCTGGCGGGCCATTTGCTCAAGTGCTCGGAGCGTCTCGACTTCGGCACGCAGTTCGCCGATGGATCGTGCGGCCGTGGCTTGGTCGAGTACCTCGGCTTCCGCAGCCTCGAATTCGCCCTCGGGCGCGTCTTCCAGATCCTCCAGCTCTTCAACGCCCAAGCTAGGACCAGCGAACAGGGGCTCGCCGCCGCTCTTCGCGTCCCGGAGAAAGTCGTCGAGTTCGTTGGCCCGGCCCTCAAGGCGTCGTCGGCGTCTCCGCAGCGAACGATGGATGGCCTGGGGCGAAGACGCGAGCCGACGCTGGAGAACCGTGAGCGCAAAGCCGACGGTAGTCCGCTTCCCGCCGTCCAAGTTGTCGGCGCGATTGAACTCGTCTCGCACATACCGGCTCACTGCGTCATACAGGGAGGCCTCGGCTGCGGAAAGTCTGTACGGGACGGTGTAAGCGCGGCGCTCGGGGAAGAGCGGGGTGCCGTCGAACTTGAGCAACTCCTCCTTCACCATGCGGCGCATGAGATCGGAAATGTCCGTTCGATGAACACCGCTTCGGAAGCGGCCCTCGAACCGGTCCC from Gammaproteobacteria bacterium encodes the following:
- a CDS encoding cold-shock protein, with the protein product MRTTGTVKWFNDAKGFGFITPEGSDRDCFVHHSAIQVDGYRSLTEGERVEFDIVQGQKGPAAENVVKI
- a CDS encoding MerC family mercury resistance protein, producing the protein MTTIKHFLATVPSNAHLASGSRLAACAAAWCGVHCALTPFLVAAAPALALSEGVERAVWAGTVLLGAAMLALGPARRNTAVILAFAGGAAFWAASLAGWLEPLPETVTSAAGSLVLAGALVQSARVCQTDSCAVCADEEHSDRGG
- a CDS encoding transcriptional repressor, translated to MQRDTRQRRAIRRVFMSVGRPLTPDEVLEHGQRIVPSLGLATVYRNVKALADDGWLSQVELPGGGLRYELAERPHHHHFLCRSCDLAFDIHRCPDEVEELAPEGFEVDGHELILFGRCAECR
- a CDS encoding BrnT family toxin; the encoded protein is MRIEFDDAKRAHTLAARGLDMEWATAVFTGATLTVEDDRRDYGEARFITIGFLDEVMVVLVWTPRGDIRRVISMRKANERERQLYGPRF
- a CDS encoding BrnA antitoxin family protein, with protein sequence MNENDNSTARGSDPDTAPDLSKDGWPEKFAKVPVRRGRPPKARPKVSTTIRLSQDVIDHFRAGGRGWQTRIDHALQDWIKQHDIA
- a CDS encoding helicase-related protein, which translates into the protein MKLEDLQHSEVGGIDPEGPVTVVATKWLGSHAVEVAYRTLAGDEATKTLYRSDEEDLEAHSVSRPWAFDADGALFRLVSEAQRIRLAHLFDPLLAVHTSLVEPLPHQITAVYEEMLPRQPLRFLLADDPGSGKTIMAGLLMKELIARGDLERCLVVCPGSLAEQWQEELETRFQLAFALYGSESLRASGPDNWFEKNDLVIARLDMLSRSEEVKQLLQAPDCRWDLVVCDEAHKMSATYFGRKVRYTKRYRLGQLLGRLTRHFLLMTATPHNGKEDDFQLFMALLDGDRFEGRFRSGVHRTDISDLMRRMVKEELLKFDGTPLFPERRAYTVPYRLSAAEASLYDAVSRYVRDEFNRADNLDGGKRTTVGFALTVLQRRLASSPQAIHRSLRRRRRRLEGRANELDDFLRDAKSGGEPLFAGPSLGVEELEDLEDAPEGEFEAAEAEVLDQATAARSIGELRAEVETLRALEQMARQVLDRSDDTKWRELAGLLDQVLASAFRIGKPPNAGSADQVSAPQPSPGQKLVIFTEHRDTLDYLYDRITTLIGRPEAVVAIHGGLNRGDRLKAQDAFRHDPNVRVLLATDAAGEGINLQRAHLMVNYDLPWNPNRLEQRFGRIHRIGQTEVCHLWNLLAEDTREGNVYRTLLDKLETERQALGGQVFDVLGQVQFEGQPLRDLLVSAIRYGEKPEVRAHLDTVVAQALDRDRLAGLMHQHALAQDAMDVSRLHAVREAMERAEARRLQPHFVESFFLEAFKQLGGSARQREPRRYQVSWVPAAVRSRAGEIGTREPVSARYERIVFEKELVAPRGQPVAAFVCPGHPLLDAVLDLTLERHRALLKRGAVLVDEVDHGLDPRVLVHLEHSVFDGLPTRAGRKRAISKRTIYLDIGPEGVRGHLRQAPYLDLRPLAPSEPQPDEILSRSECAWIGREIETRAQTYAAESVVPEHVNEIRETRTVAIDKTEAAVKDRLTKEISYWDHRAEDLKLRERAGRPNSRLDSGEAATRADQLQKRLQRRLGELSLERHISTGQPSVLGGTLVVPKRLLDKIAGRREEKMNVTDTQAIAARARAIVMDVERGLGFEPTDREFDKLGYDIESRVPDTGRLRFIEVKGRVEGAPSITVTRNEILFSLNKPDDYILAIVEFRATGGHKIHYLRRPFGREPDFGATGVLYDFADLLARAGEPS